From Salvelinus sp. IW2-2015 linkage group LG2, ASM291031v2, whole genome shotgun sequence, one genomic window encodes:
- the LOC111972316 gene encoding acetylcholinesterase collagenic tail peptide, which translates to MGRPGQKGEEGTHGSPGVIGPIGQKGEKGDRGWRGLFGDIGRPGTHEGSQGRTGSKGEKGLKGDPGQKGGKGSTGKPGLHGQKGDRGLNGYTGLRGLDGPWGTPGHRGTMGIKGHRGPHGLTGYHGVVGKQGTTGKTGAPGEVYVFQGHRGEKGHKGPSVFCNCSSANSFKPIPGTGTYNADKAVSIYIVNGESEMSELRSENVMVLRRDTRMLFVYSGSEWIDVMAQNKHPTASAL; encoded by the exons ATG GGTCGACCCGGTCAAAAGGGAGAAGAGGGAACCCATGGTTCCCCTGGTGTGATAGGACCCATAGGCCAAAAg ggagagaagggggacagAGGCTGGCGTGGTTTATTCGGTGACATTGGCAGACCTGGAACACATGAG GGTTCTCAAGGACGCACTGGTTCAAAA GGCGAGAAGGGACTGAAAGGTGACCCGGGACAAAAAGGTGGAAAG GGTTCCACTGGAAAGCCTGGTCTCCATGGACAGAAG GGGGACCGAGGACTAAACGGATACACTGGATTACGAGGACTGGATGGACCTTGGGGAACTCCCGGGCATAGAGGGACAATG GGAATAAAAGGTCATCGTGGACCGCATGGGTTAACTGGATATCATGGAGTTGTGGGCAAACAGGGCACAACAGGAAAAACTGGTGCTCCAGGGGAAG TATATGTTTTTCAAGGACACAGAGGGGAGAAAGGCCATAAAGGACCTTCTGTCTTTTGTAATTGTTCTTCAGCAAATTCCTTCAAGCCAATACCTGGCACAGGGACATATAATGCTGATAAGGCAGTATCT ATTTACATTGTGAATGGTGAGAGCGAGATGTCGGAGTTAAGATCTGAAAATGTTATGGTCCTGAGGAGAGATACTCGCATGCTGTTCGTCTACAGTGGCTCTGAATGGATTGATGTTATGGCTCAG AACAAACATCCCACTGCATCTGCTCTGTGA